The following coding sequences lie in one Capsicum annuum cultivar UCD-10X-F1 chromosome 5, UCD10Xv1.1, whole genome shotgun sequence genomic window:
- the LOC107870559 gene encoding uncharacterized protein LOC107870559 produces the protein MVVDHLSNLAGRGCREASGGTVTDPNKAMVHINSHLSRKEKAKVQKAEKNNKIDTEDENLSLDSTRNSFSQALQGQ, from the exons ATGGTTGTCGATCACCTCTCT AATTTGGCAGGGCGTGGATGCCGTGAAGCTTCGGGTGGTACAGTTACAGATCCAAACAAAGCAATGGTACACATAAATAGTCACCTTAGCAGAAAGGAAAAAGCAAAAG TTCAAAAAGCAGAGAAGAACAACAAGATTGATACAGAGGATGAAAATCTGTCTTTAGATTCCACAAGAAACTCTTTTTCTCAAGCTCTTCAAG GGCAGTAA